Proteins encoded within one genomic window of Ursus arctos isolate Adak ecotype North America unplaced genomic scaffold, UrsArc2.0 scaffold_7, whole genome shotgun sequence:
- the ADO gene encoding 2-aminoethanethiol dioxygenase, translating to MPRDNMASLIQRIARQACLTFRGSGGCRSASDLGAAPGPEAPMPQGFPENLSKLKNLLTQVRAEDLNIAPRKATLQPLSPNLPPVTYMHIYETDGFSLGVFLLKSGTSIPLHDHPGMHGMLKVLYGTVRISCMDKLEAGGGPQPRAPPPEQQFEPPLQARERDAVRPGVLRSRAEYTEASGPCVLTPHQDNLHQIDAVDGPAAFLDILAPPYDPDDGRDCHYYRVLEPVRDKEAPGSACDLPREVWLLETPQADDFWCEGEPYPGPRVFP from the coding sequence ATGCCCCGAGACAATATGGCCTCCCTGATCCAACGGATCGCCCGCCAGGCGTGCCTCACCTTCCGGGGCAGCGGGGGCTGCCGCAGCGCTTCCGACCTCGGAGCGGCGCCGGGCCCCGAGGCCCCGATGCCGCAGGGCTTCCCGGAGAACCTGAGCAAGCTGAAGAACCTGCTGACCCAAGTCCGCGCCGAGGACCTGAACATCGCCCCGCGTAAGGCCACGCTGCAGCCTTTGTCGCCCAACCTGCCGCCAGTCACCTACATGCACATCTACGAAACCGACGGCTTCAGCCTCGGCGTGTTCCTGCTCAAGAGCGGCACGTCCATCCCATTGCACGACCACCCGGGCATGCACGGCATGCTCAAGGTGCTCTATGGCACCGTGCGCATCAGCTGCATGGACAAACTGGAGGCGGGCGGCGGGCCACAGCCGCGGGCCCCGCCGCCAGAGCAGCAGTTCGAGCCGCCGCTGCAGGCCCGGGAGCGGGACGCCGTGCGGCCGGGCGTGCTGCGCTCGCGGGCCGAGTATACCGAGGCCAGCGGCCCCTGCGTCCTCACTCCGCACCAGGACAACCTGCACCAGATTGACGCTGTGGACGGACCCGCCGCCTTCCTGGACATTCTGGCCCCGCCCTATGACCCCGACGATGGCCGGGACTGCCATTATTACCGGGTGCTGGAGCCCGTCAGGGACAAGGAGGCCCCCGGCTCGGCCTGTGACCTACCCCGAGAGGTGTGGCTCCTGGAGACCCCACAAGCCGATGACTTCTGGTGCGAGGGGGAGCCCTATCCAGGTCCCAGAGTCTTCCCTTGA